In Fusobacterium canifelinum, a genomic segment contains:
- a CDS encoding HMA2 domain-containing protein → MFKNILKKTYLMFNKVKVIHSIPGRIRLLIPSLDKFPEQMKKHEHYITDIIKLKNGIKSIEYSYLTSKVLIEYDKMKLKEQDIVDWLNKIWKIIVDNENVYQGMSVDDVDKNVKRFFEMLKSELEGR, encoded by the coding sequence ATGTTTAAAAATATATTGAAAAAAACTTATTTAATGTTTAACAAAGTTAAGGTTATACATAGTATTCCTGGTAGAATAAGACTTCTTATCCCTTCACTTGATAAATTTCCTGAACAAATGAAAAAACATGAACATTATATAACTGACATCATAAAATTAAAAAATGGTATAAAATCTATTGAATATTCATATTTAACAAGTAAAGTTCTAATAGAATATGATAAAATGAAATTAAAAGAACAAGATATAGTTGACTGGTTGAATAAGATTTGGAAAATTATAGTTGATAATGAAAATGTTTATCAAGGAATGTCAGTTGATGATGTTGATAAAAATGTAAAAAGATTTTTTGAAATGTTAAAGAGTGAATTAGAAGGGAGATAA
- a CDS encoding heavy metal translocating P-type ATPase yields MKNDNLLACEIVHRLRGRIRIKSKAFKYIGNSLKAEIEKQLLQVRYIENVEISLITGTILIYFEDVSLSDQNLISLIQNTLNSHIFEICKNEKVEKSSKYVIERKLQEESPKEIMKKIVTTAGLLGYNLFFKSKNAAALTGIRRFLNYNTLSTLALAMPVLKNGINSLIKNKRPNADTLSSSAIISSILLGKESAALTIMFLEEVSELLTVYTMEKTRGAIKDMLSVGENYVWKEISEDNVKRVPIEEIQKDDIIVVQTGEKISVDGKIIRGEALIDQSSITGEYMPIKKSVGEEVYAGTIIKNGNISIIAEKVGDDRTVSRIIKLVEDANSNKADIQNYADTFSAQLIPLNFILAGIVYASTRSITKAMSMLVIDYSCGIRLSTAVAFSAAINTAAKNGILVKGSNFIEELSKAETVIFDKTGTITEGKPKVQSIEVFDNNMSENEMIGLAGAAEEQSSHPLATAIMSEIKDRGIEIPKHNKIKTVVSRGVETKIGKGKEAKIIRVGSKKYMLENNINLALAIEAERGIISRSEIGLYVAQDEKIIGLIGVSDPPRENIKKAINRLRNYGVDDIVLLTGDLRQQAETIASRMSIDRYESELLPEDKAKNILKFQSKGSNVIMIGDGVNDAPALSYANVGVALGSTRTDVAMEAADITITQDNPLLVPGVIGLSKNTVKTIKENFAMVIGLNTFALVLGATGILAPIYASVLHNSTTILVVMNSLKLLKYDIKTN; encoded by the coding sequence ATGAAAAATGATAATTTACTCGCTTGTGAAATTGTTCACAGACTTAGAGGAAGAATTCGTATAAAAAGTAAAGCTTTTAAATATATTGGAAATTCTTTAAAAGCTGAAATTGAAAAACAATTGTTACAAGTAAGATATATTGAAAATGTTGAGATAAGTTTGATCACAGGAACTATTCTTATATATTTTGAAGATGTTTCTTTAAGTGATCAAAACTTAATAAGCCTTATACAAAATACGCTTAATTCACATATATTTGAAATATGTAAAAATGAAAAAGTTGAAAAATCATCTAAGTATGTAATTGAAAGAAAACTACAAGAAGAATCTCCAAAAGAGATTATGAAAAAAATAGTTACAACAGCAGGACTTTTAGGGTATAATCTATTCTTTAAATCAAAAAATGCAGCTGCACTTACAGGAATTAGAAGATTTTTAAATTATAACACACTATCAACACTAGCTCTTGCTATGCCTGTTTTAAAAAATGGTATAAACTCACTTATTAAGAATAAAAGACCTAATGCTGATACTTTAAGTTCAAGTGCAATAATCAGTAGTATCCTTCTTGGAAAAGAAAGTGCTGCACTTACTATAATGTTTTTGGAAGAAGTTTCAGAACTTTTAACAGTTTATACTATGGAAAAAACTCGTGGAGCTATTAAAGATATGTTAAGTGTTGGAGAAAATTATGTTTGGAAAGAAATTTCTGAAGATAATGTAAAAAGAGTTCCAATAGAAGAAATTCAAAAAGACGATATCATAGTTGTACAAACTGGAGAAAAAATAAGTGTTGATGGAAAAATAATAAGAGGAGAAGCATTAATAGACCAATCTTCAATCACTGGTGAATATATGCCTATTAAAAAATCAGTAGGAGAGGAAGTTTATGCAGGAACTATTATTAAGAATGGTAACATCAGTATAATCGCTGAAAAAGTTGGAGATGATAGAACTGTTTCAAGAATTATAAAGCTTGTTGAAGATGCAAACTCTAATAAGGCTGATATACAAAACTATGCTGATACTTTCTCAGCTCAACTTATTCCATTAAACTTTATCTTGGCAGGTATAGTTTATGCAAGTACAAGAAGTATTACAAAAGCTATGAGTATGCTTGTTATAGATTATTCTTGTGGTATTAGACTTTCAACAGCAGTGGCTTTCTCAGCTGCAATAAATACTGCTGCTAAAAATGGAATTTTAGTTAAGGGAAGTAACTTTATTGAGGAATTGTCTAAGGCAGAAACAGTAATTTTTGATAAAACAGGAACTATTACAGAAGGTAAACCAAAAGTACAAAGTATAGAAGTTTTTGATAATAATATGTCTGAAAATGAAATGATAGGACTTGCTGGAGCAGCAGAAGAACAATCTTCTCATCCATTAGCAACTGCAATAATGTCAGAAATTAAAGATAGAGGAATAGAAATTCCTAAACATAATAAAATAAAGACAGTTGTAAGCCGTGGTGTTGAAACAAAGATTGGAAAAGGTAAAGAAGCTAAGATTATAAGGGTTGGAAGTAAAAAATATATGCTTGAAAATAATATTAATCTGGCATTAGCAATAGAAGCTGAAAGAGGTATTATTTCAAGAAGTGAAATTGGACTTTATGTAGCACAAGATGAAAAAATTATAGGACTGATTGGAGTTTCTGATCCACCTAGAGAAAATATTAAAAAAGCTATAAATAGACTTAGAAATTATGGTGTTGACGATATTGTCCTATTGACAGGAGATTTAAGGCAACAAGCTGAAACAATTGCTTCAAGAATGTCAATAGACAGATATGAATCTGAACTATTACCAGAAGACAAAGCAAAAAATATTTTAAAGTTTCAATCAAAAGGTTCTAATGTAATTATGATAGGTGATGGTGTAAATGATGCTCCTGCTCTATCTTATGCAAATGTTGGAGTAGCATTAGGTAGTACAAGAACAGATGTTGCAATGGAAGCAGCAGACATAACTATTACGCAAGATAATCCTCTTTTGGTACCAGGTGTTATTGGACTATCTAAAAATACAGTTAAAACTATAAAAGAAAATTTTGCTATGGTTATTGGACTTAATACTTTTGCTTTAGTTTTAGGTGCAACTGGAATACTTGCTCCAATTTATGCATCAGTTTTACATAATTCAACAACTATCCTAGTTGTTATGAATTCATTAAAACTATTAAAATATGATATTAAGACTAATTAG
- a CDS encoding HMA2 domain-containing protein has product MKEKMVLPNFYGIFEVKSLTKNRIRIEINKLKNNREEIDELTENLKKISVIKNFKIVQSLGSLTVEFDDSQIDAQFMIGIILKLLNLDEELLKDRKGRIKNTFSNLGKLADITVYNKTKGLFDAKTLAGTMLLIYGIKKFKREMFLPSGATLIWWAYRLLSKKGV; this is encoded by the coding sequence ATGAAAGAAAAAATGGTACTACCTAATTTCTATGGGATTTTTGAGGTAAAAAGTCTTACTAAAAATAGAATTAGAATTGAAATTAATAAATTAAAAAATAATAGAGAAGAAATTGATGAATTAACAGAAAACCTTAAAAAAATTTCTGTTATAAAGAATTTTAAAATTGTTCAAAGCCTTGGAAGTTTAACTGTTGAATTTGATGATTCTCAAATTGATGCTCAATTTATGATAGGAATTATTTTAAAATTATTAAATTTAGATGAAGAACTTTTAAAAGATAGAAAAGGTAGAATAAAGAATACTTTTTCAAATCTTGGAAAATTAGCTGATATAACTGTATATAATAAAACTAAGGGCTTGTTTGATGCTAAGACACTAGCTGGAACTATGCTTTTAATCTATGGAATAAAGAAATTTAAAAGAGAAATGTTCCTACCAAGTGGAGCAACTTTAATTTGGTGGGCATATAGACTTTTATCAAAAAAAGGAGTTTAA